A single genomic interval of Rhodothermales bacterium harbors:
- a CDS encoding sorbosone dehydrogenase family protein — protein sequence MRRPLRTWVFVALLASTGCDPKLTPQEGIDRIVLPDGFKIEIYADSLPDARSLALSPSGTLFIGTRDNGSVYAVRDNNADGSADEIFTIARSLTMPNGVAFRDGSLFVAEVDRVWRYDDIESLLADPPAPALITDRYPRDTWHGWKYIAFGPDGKLYVPVGAPCNVCEVEDPYGAITRINPDGSGFEIVARGIRNTVGFDWHPDSDDLWFTDNGRDMMGDDIPPDELNRISRPGPHFGFPHIHAGGIQDPVFGTGRSASEFVAPVQQLGAHVAALGMEFYTGDSFPEEYRGQIFIAEHGSWNRRDKVGYRVALIRLGNDGLPISYEPFAVGWLQGRDNWGRPVDLEQMPDGSLLLSDDQAGIVYRISYTG from the coding sequence ATGAGACGTCCTCTCCGAACATGGGTCTTTGTTGCGCTTCTCGCCTCGACAGGCTGCGATCCGAAGTTGACGCCGCAGGAGGGAATTGACCGGATTGTGCTGCCGGACGGTTTCAAGATCGAGATCTACGCGGACAGCCTTCCTGATGCTCGATCGTTGGCGCTTTCGCCGAGTGGCACGCTATTTATCGGGACGCGCGACAACGGTAGCGTGTATGCGGTCCGTGACAACAACGCGGATGGCTCGGCGGACGAGATATTCACCATCGCCCGTAGCCTCACGATGCCAAACGGAGTGGCGTTCCGGGACGGATCTCTGTTCGTGGCAGAAGTCGATCGCGTCTGGCGATACGACGATATCGAAAGTCTCCTCGCGGACCCTCCCGCCCCTGCATTGATCACAGATCGCTATCCGCGCGATACCTGGCATGGGTGGAAGTACATCGCATTCGGACCCGATGGGAAGCTTTATGTCCCCGTCGGTGCGCCGTGCAACGTATGCGAGGTCGAAGATCCGTACGGGGCCATCACGCGGATAAATCCCGATGGCTCGGGATTCGAAATCGTGGCGCGCGGCATACGAAACACGGTCGGTTTTGACTGGCATCCGGATTCGGACGACCTTTGGTTCACGGATAACGGGCGCGACATGATGGGTGACGATATCCCTCCCGACGAACTGAACCGAATATCTCGTCCGGGTCCACATTTTGGATTTCCGCACATTCACGCCGGGGGGATTCAGGATCCGGTATTCGGTACGGGTAGATCCGCATCCGAGTTCGTGGCGCCCGTTCAGCAACTAGGAGCGCATGTCGCAGCGCTCGGGATGGAGTTCTACACCGGCGACAGTTTCCCCGAAGAGTATCGAGGCCAGATATTCATCGCAGAACACGGATCCTGGAATCGAAGAGACAAGGTCGGATATCGGGTCGCGCTGATTCGTCTCGGGAATGACGGCCTGCCGATCAGTTACGAACCGTTTGCGGTAGGTTGGCTGCAAGGTCGTGACAACTGGGGCCGCCCCGTCGACCTTGAGCAGATGCCCGACGGCTCGCTTCTGCTATCGGACGACCAGGCAGGCATCGTATACCGGATCTCGTACACCGGCTGA
- a CDS encoding TM2 domain-containing protein, which produces MPEVEDEELLHVASLIKEMGEEQARQFAAVYRKRRKDTTVTLLLAVVGFLGFGGIHRFYLDQVGMGILYLLTGGLCLIGTIVDMFNHSSLTLEHNKRKAEDVAVMIRTAIDEAPSTRSLPSGE; this is translated from the coding sequence TTGCCGGAAGTTGAAGACGAGGAGCTTCTGCACGTCGCTTCCCTGATCAAGGAGATGGGCGAAGAGCAGGCGCGTCAATTCGCCGCCGTTTACCGGAAAAGGCGAAAGGACACAACCGTCACTCTCCTGCTCGCAGTCGTCGGTTTTCTAGGTTTTGGAGGGATCCACCGATTCTATCTCGACCAGGTGGGAATGGGGATCCTCTATCTGCTGACCGGGGGGTTGTGCCTTATCGGGACGATCGTCGACATGTTCAATCACTCCAGTCTCACCCTGGAGCACAACAAGCGCAAGGCCGAAGACGTCGCTGTCATGATCCGGACCGCGATTGACGAGGCGCCTTCGACGCGATCGCTGCCGAGTGGCGAGTAG
- a CDS encoding TonB-dependent receptor: MTTPNVKWLMGFLLLALSAGPAFAQGVTTAGMRGVVKDANGATLPGANVVATHVESGSVYGASTGINGSYTMRNMRVGGPYAVEVTFVGFEPFSYGGIYLTLGETYRLDAVLAESALELAGVEVVAARGVFDAERTGVGRNIDEATINSLPTIGRDLADFARMTPAAFVGNDDDDGPSISIAGQNNRYNSIYIDGAVNNDVFGLSAQGTNGGQTGSTPIAIDAIEEFQINLSPYDVSQSGFTGGAINAVTRSGTNRFEGSAYYYTRNENFVGKTPPALLGSGSERTRVADFSNQRFGARLGGPIIKNKLFFFANVEILRSETPQPFDVDYTGNSSLADLDNLRQALLDSGYDPGEYGSKKSSLDDDKVLAKLDWNANPNNKVSLRYSYSKSDNVDAFQSDASDIEFSNNSEVFPNKTHSLAAELNSTIGNNYANKLIVGFTRVSDDRGFAGDPFPEVNIDDGSGEIHFGSEPFSTGNILEQDILTVTNNFNWFRGDHTLTFGTHFEYYDIYNLFIAQNFGVYDYDSVDDFLSSLRGTPVEPGFFTRGYSLVDDETGDASNAAGVFKAMQLGFYVQDEFQLNEQLRLTGGIRVDIPKILDEPIFAPDVMTTTIPDLSAKADLKGALPGQVPKAAIYLSPRVGFNYDVLGDRTVQLRGGLGVFTGRVPFVWPGGMFTNNGATVGRISGTTLPNGDPVPFVADPSQGLTSSEVDPTQEDIPSGRLEMFEEDYKYPRVFRTSLGVDYDFGSGLVGTLEGQYTKNLSNIVVRNLNLNPDAVQNMDGPDGRPFYTDEAGEDVFIDPRYEAIHVVGNTSEGYSYDVTASLTGAYDDVITEGDRVSFNLSYTYGTSKVINDGTSSQINSNWRTVEIGNELPNNPKLSRSDFAIGSRILAGVTFRKAFLENLATTVSLLYTGESGALYNYTIDRSPIGGGFRDYALIYVPNSASELTFIQNGDMSPADQAAAFDRYIDSSEYLSSRRGTYVERNGSRMPFENIVDLRLAQEVWGNIGGRRQTLEITLDIFNLTNLLNKDWGQRYNGFTSSSNGGAEILEFNGFVDEAGGDFTPQYQLEFDPDRTPTEADFFDSRTKDSGTYGSRWQMQLGVRYKF; encoded by the coding sequence ATGACTACCCCGAACGTTAAATGGTTGATGGGATTTCTGCTACTTGCCCTTTCGGCCGGGCCGGCATTCGCACAGGGTGTGACAACGGCCGGTATGCGCGGAGTCGTGAAGGACGCAAACGGGGCGACGCTGCCGGGTGCAAACGTCGTCGCGACCCACGTCGAGTCGGGTTCCGTATACGGTGCCTCAACCGGAATCAACGGTAGCTACACGATGCGAAATATGCGCGTCGGTGGCCCGTACGCAGTTGAGGTCACGTTTGTTGGATTTGAACCGTTCAGCTATGGGGGCATCTATCTGACGCTGGGGGAGACGTACCGTCTCGATGCCGTACTTGCGGAGTCCGCTCTTGAGCTGGCGGGGGTAGAGGTGGTGGCTGCTCGTGGCGTCTTCGACGCGGAACGGACTGGTGTCGGGAGAAACATCGATGAGGCCACCATCAACAGTTTGCCGACGATCGGACGCGATCTTGCGGATTTTGCTCGTATGACGCCGGCCGCCTTCGTCGGCAATGACGATGATGATGGTCCGTCGATATCGATTGCCGGACAGAACAACCGATACAATTCGATCTATATAGACGGCGCCGTCAACAATGATGTCTTCGGCCTTTCGGCCCAGGGCACGAACGGCGGCCAGACGGGATCCACCCCAATTGCAATCGATGCGATCGAGGAGTTTCAGATCAACCTCTCTCCGTACGACGTCTCGCAGAGCGGATTCACAGGAGGAGCCATAAATGCCGTCACGCGCAGTGGCACAAACCGGTTCGAGGGCTCCGCATACTACTACACCCGCAACGAGAACTTCGTTGGCAAGACGCCACCGGCCCTGCTGGGTTCTGGATCAGAAAGAACCAGGGTTGCGGACTTTTCGAACCAGCGTTTCGGTGCTCGCCTGGGTGGTCCGATCATCAAGAACAAGCTGTTCTTCTTCGCAAATGTTGAGATCCTGCGTTCAGAGACACCGCAGCCGTTTGACGTAGACTACACCGGAAACTCGTCTCTGGCAGACCTGGACAATTTGCGCCAGGCGCTGCTTGACTCGGGATACGATCCGGGCGAATACGGAAGCAAGAAGAGCTCGCTGGACGACGATAAGGTGCTCGCAAAGCTGGACTGGAACGCGAATCCGAACAACAAAGTCAGCCTGCGCTACAGCTATTCGAAGTCGGACAACGTCGACGCATTTCAGAGTGATGCAAGTGACATCGAGTTCTCGAACAATTCGGAGGTCTTTCCGAACAAGACGCATTCACTTGCGGCCGAGTTGAACAGTACAATCGGTAACAACTACGCCAACAAGCTGATTGTAGGTTTTACACGGGTCAGTGATGACCGCGGCTTTGCCGGCGACCCGTTCCCTGAAGTGAACATCGACGACGGCTCCGGTGAGATTCACTTCGGTTCGGAACCGTTCTCTACGGGCAATATCCTGGAGCAGGATATTCTGACCGTCACAAACAACTTCAACTGGTTCCGCGGAGACCACACGCTGACATTCGGTACTCACTTCGAGTACTACGACATCTACAACCTGTTCATCGCTCAAAACTTCGGCGTCTACGACTATGACAGTGTGGACGACTTCCTGTCCTCACTGCGCGGAACTCCCGTAGAGCCGGGGTTCTTCACACGTGGATACTCCCTTGTTGACGATGAGACCGGAGACGCTTCGAATGCTGCAGGGGTGTTCAAGGCGATGCAACTCGGATTCTACGTGCAGGACGAGTTCCAGTTGAACGAGCAGCTTCGCCTGACAGGCGGTATTCGTGTCGACATTCCGAAGATCCTGGATGAGCCCATCTTCGCTCCGGATGTCATGACAACAACAATACCTGATTTATCGGCAAAGGCGGATCTCAAAGGAGCTCTTCCGGGCCAGGTGCCCAAGGCTGCAATCTATCTATCGCCACGCGTGGGCTTTAACTACGACGTTCTCGGCGACCGTACCGTGCAATTGCGCGGAGGGCTGGGAGTCTTCACCGGTCGAGTGCCATTTGTATGGCCGGGCGGCATGTTCACGAACAACGGAGCAACGGTCGGTCGCATCAGTGGGACCACGTTGCCCAACGGTGACCCCGTGCCATTTGTAGCAGACCCGAGCCAGGGTCTGACATCGAGCGAAGTAGATCCGACGCAGGAAGACATTCCGAGCGGTCGGCTCGAAATGTTTGAGGAAGACTACAAGTACCCGAGGGTCTTTCGAACGAGCCTTGGAGTCGACTACGATTTCGGATCGGGCCTCGTCGGAACCCTCGAGGGTCAGTACACAAAGAACCTGAGCAACATTGTCGTCCGAAATCTCAATCTGAATCCGGACGCCGTACAGAACATGGATGGACCTGATGGTCGCCCGTTCTACACGGACGAGGCGGGCGAGGACGTGTTCATCGATCCTCGCTATGAGGCGATTCATGTTGTCGGCAACACGAGCGAAGGTTACAGCTACGATGTAACAGCTTCGCTAACGGGTGCATACGACGACGTGATCACCGAAGGTGACCGGGTATCCTTCAACCTGTCGTACACATATGGGACGTCGAAGGTGATCAATGACGGAACGTCCTCGCAGATCAACTCCAACTGGAGAACTGTGGAGATAGGGAACGAGCTTCCGAATAATCCGAAATTGTCGCGATCAGATTTCGCGATCGGCTCGAGAATTCTCGCCGGCGTCACGTTCCGCAAGGCGTTTTTGGAGAACCTGGCGACTACAGTTTCTCTTCTGTACACGGGGGAAAGTGGAGCTCTGTACAACTACACGATCGACCGTTCACCGATCGGTGGCGGGTTCAGAGACTATGCACTGATCTACGTGCCTAACAGTGCCAGCGAGTTAACGTTCATCCAGAATGGTGATATGAGCCCGGCGGACCAGGCGGCCGCTTTTGATCGGTACATTGACAGCAGTGAGTACCTGAGCAGCCGTCGCGGCACGTATGTGGAGCGCAACGGGAGCCGGATGCCGTTCGAGAATATCGTCGACCTGCGGTTGGCCCAGGAGGTCTGGGGAAACATAGGTGGGCGTCGTCAGACGCTCGAGATAACGCTTGATATCTTCAACCTGACGAACCTTCTTAACAAGGACTGGGGTCAGCGCTACAACGGATTCACGAGCAGTAGCAATGGTGGAGCCGAGATCTTGGAGTTCAACGGCTTTGTCGATGAAGCCGGCGGTGACTTCACGCCGCAGTATCAGTTGGAATTTGATCCGGACAGGACTCCGACCGAAGCGGATTTCTTTGATAGCCGGACGAAGGATTCTGGTACCTACGGTTCGCGCTGGCAGATGCAACTCGGTGTTCGATACAAGTTCTAG
- a CDS encoding DUF2752 domain-containing protein, which yields MFTLKNSGEIVFWIVALVTLACTDPAAPPTLDLCLFKWIGLECPGCGMGHALASLLHGDVVAAIDTHPLSPFALLAISSRVVRIWPRNPATGSNRLI from the coding sequence ATGTTTACGTTGAAAAATTCCGGCGAGATCGTCTTCTGGATAGTCGCCCTTGTAACTCTCGCGTGCACTGATCCGGCAGCACCACCGACCCTGGACCTCTGCCTCTTCAAGTGGATTGGATTGGAATGTCCGGGCTGTGGAATGGGGCACGCACTGGCCTCATTGCTGCACGGTGACGTCGTCGCGGCCATCGACACTCATCCGCTTTCACCATTTGCCCTGCTCGCCATATCGAGTCGAGTCGTGCGAATCTGGCCACGTAATCCCGCCACAGGCTCTAACCGTTTGATCTAA